From Schistocerca cancellata isolate TAMUIC-IGC-003103 chromosome 6, iqSchCanc2.1, whole genome shotgun sequence, a single genomic window includes:
- the LOC126190879 gene encoding U2 small nuclear ribonucleoprotein A', giving the protein MVKLTPDLIYQAMQYINPVRDRELDLRGYKIPVIENMGATLDQFDCIDFSDNDIRKLDGFPLLKRLKWLLLNNNRIVRISEGLEKSLPSLETLVLTGNQIQELADLDPLASIKSLRTLSLLHNPVTTRQHYRAYVIFRIPHLRVLDFRKIKMKEREDAAALFKSKKGKELQKEIAKKAKNAFQNAAAAGSSEEQKPTGPTAEELWKIREAISKASSLEEVERLNRLLQAGQIPGRAHPPGVSQMDEEMEEEESSHNRSMMNGN; this is encoded by the coding sequence ATGGTGAAATTAACGCCGGACTTGATTTATCAAGCTATGCAGTACATTAACCCTGTAAGAGATCGCGAATTGGATTTAAGAGGTTACAAGATACCAGTCATCGAAAACATGGGAGCGACTTTGGATCAGTTTGACTGTATAGATTTTTCAGACAACGACATCAGAAAGTTAGATGGATTTCCACTTTTGAAACGTCTGAAATGGCTGTTACTAAATAACAACAGAATTGTTCGTATATCTGAAGGTTTGGAAAAGTCCTTACCAAGTTTGGAGACGCTTGTGTTAACCGGAAATCAAATACAGGAACTGGCAGACTTGGATCCACTGGCAAGCATCAAATCACTAAGAACTCTAAGCCTTCTGCATAATCCAGTGACTACGCGACAGCATTATCGTGCATATGTTATTTTCAGAATACCACATTTGCGTGTACTGGATTTTCGAAAAATCAAAATGAAAGAGCGAGAAGATGCAGCTGCTCTATTCAAAAGCAAGAAAGGCAAGGAGCTGCAGAAAGAGATTGCCAAAAAAGCAAAAAATGCATTCCAGAATGCCGCTGCTGCAGGATCTTCAGAGGAGCAGAAGCCTACAGGACCCACTGCAGAAGAGCTGTGGAAGATTAGAGAAGCTATTTCGAAGGCCAGTTCATTAGAAGAAGTGGAAAGGCTCAACAGACTACTTCAAGCTGGGCAAATACCTGGGAGGGCACATCCTCCAGGAGTTTCGCAAATGGACGAAGAGATGGAAGAAGAGGAGTCGTCACACAACCGCTCGATGATGAATGGGAACTGA